In a single window of the Vicinamibacteria bacterium genome:
- a CDS encoding ThiF family adenylyltransferase, with the protein MSDLRAFQGAVVSPSIPPDESFRPFLFTLADDELGSLTTFCRERGLRLIDRMEWQDATVERGASSGNWVYLPWERKVVHLLGPDAYFATITDRNADKITREEQRLLRTRRVAVIGLSVGAEAAATVAREHLCGEIVLGDFDRLELSNLNRIEAGFDELGESKCRIAARRIAKVNPYLSVTVFEEGVTEENLGAFLDGVDLVIEECDRLSIKLLVRRFCRDRHINLVFAADERGFLSVEPYGFFPDLLPFHGRIREPQPPRETFDKSLAFMKELTRWMGGWEAISERSRTSLEQLGTTLSGYPQLASEARF; encoded by the coding sequence ATGAGCGATCTGCGGGCCTTCCAGGGGGCTGTGGTCTCGCCCTCTATTCCTCCCGACGAGAGCTTCCGGCCGTTCCTGTTCACCCTCGCGGACGACGAGCTCGGGAGCCTGACGACTTTCTGCCGGGAGCGCGGGCTCCGACTCATCGACCGGATGGAGTGGCAGGATGCCACCGTCGAGCGAGGCGCGAGCTCGGGCAATTGGGTATATCTTCCGTGGGAAAGGAAAGTCGTCCACCTCCTCGGGCCCGACGCGTACTTCGCGACCATCACCGATCGGAACGCCGACAAGATCACCCGAGAAGAGCAGCGTCTCCTGAGGACGAGGCGGGTGGCGGTCATTGGTCTTTCCGTCGGCGCCGAGGCAGCGGCCACCGTGGCGCGAGAGCATCTGTGCGGTGAGATCGTTCTCGGCGATTTCGATCGGCTCGAGCTATCGAACTTGAACCGGATCGAGGCCGGCTTCGACGAGCTCGGCGAAAGCAAGTGCCGGATCGCGGCGCGCCGAATCGCCAAAGTGAACCCCTACCTGAGCGTGACAGTGTTCGAGGAGGGCGTCACCGAGGAGAACCTCGGGGCGTTCCTGGACGGCGTCGATCTCGTGATCGAGGAGTGTGACCGGCTCTCCATCAAGCTTCTGGTGCGGAGGTTCTGCCGGGACCGCCACATCAATCTAGTTTTCGCCGCCGACGAGCGTGGTTTCCTGAGTGTGGAGCCTTACGGTTTCTTTCCCGATCTCCTCCCATTCCATGGACGGATCCGCGAGCCTCAGCCGCCTCGTGAAACCTTCGATAAGTCCCTCGCCTTCATGAAGGAGCTCACCCGGTGGATGGGGGGATGGGAAGCTATCTCGGAGCGCTCGCGGACGTCCCTCGAACAGCTCGGCACGACGTTATCGGGCTACCCCCAGCTCGCGAGTGAAGCTCGATTC